The following are encoded in a window of Manihot esculenta cultivar AM560-2 chromosome 8, M.esculenta_v8, whole genome shotgun sequence genomic DNA:
- the LOC110621599 gene encoding probable terpene synthase 6 has translation MAAQVVHLASNIEQEISRPLANFPPTVWGYDFASLPSFNSEIETYTKKVEVLKEMVKDMLLFSKEDLIKNIEFINLLCRLGVSYHFEKEVEKQVDYIFNVFHGAIDNNYDLHTVALLFRVLRQHGYKISCDVFKRFKDSDGKFSETVSNDVKGILSLYEATFVSMRGEDILDEALAFARPRLESLAMQSSPHLKKHIENALNMPFHRGLPRVEARKFICFYEKEEPHNETLLKFAKLDFNRVQLMHKQELGVVSRWWKELDLAKDLPYARDRIVEGYFESAGLQFEPKFALSRIRLTKCIQILALVDDTYDSYGTLEELKCFTDALERGNAEQLPIDYLKIVYKAVLDFFAELENDEGNEGRSYCLNYTKERFKEVVRSYLKESQWFYDRHLPPFNEYMHNALVSSCFALLPPVFFLGVEKLAGVKEFEWLETNPKLVEACKFFGRVVNDMVARKDEEKEGHCLAGNCYMKEYSVSKEKAMEELRRMCDNAWKDVNEESMRPTVVPMPLITSIVNLARVMEVVFQYDDGYTVATSLKDNVILMFVEPLSED, from the exons ATGGCAGCGCAAGTAGTGCATTTGGCAAGCAACATCGAGCAAGAGATTTCTCGTCCATTGGCTAACTTTCCCCCTACAGTGTGGGGCTATGACTTTGCTTCACTTCCTTCGTTTAACTCT gAAATTGAAACCTATACCAAAAAAGTGGAGGTGCTAAAAGAAATGGTGAAGGACATGCTATTATTTTCTAAGgaagatttaataaaaaatattgagtTCATCAATTTATTATGTCGTCTTGGTGTCTCATATCATTTTGAGAAGGAAGTTGAAAAACAAGTTGATTACATTTTTAATGTCTTCCATGGTGCTATCGACAATAACTATGATCTTCATACTGTGGCACTTTTATTTCGAGTTTTAAGACAGCATGGATATAAAATATCTTGTG ATGTGTTCAAGCGATTCAAGGACAGCGATGGGAAGTTCAGTGAAACCGTTTCCAATGATGTGAAAGGCATTCTTAGCCTTTACGAAGCAACCTTTGTGAGTATGCGGGGAGAAGATATTCTAGATGAAGCACTTGCTTTTGCAAGGCCACGCTTGGAGTCATTGGCTATGCAATCAAGTCCTCATCTCAAGAAACACATAGAGAATGCCTTAAACATGCCTTTCCACAGAGGCCTCCCAAGGGTAGAGGCTAGGAAATTCATCTGTTTCTACGAAAAAGAGGAGCCTCACAATGAAACATTGCTCAAGTTTGCCAAGTTAGATTTCAATCGAGTGCAGTTGATGCACAAGCAAGAGCTAGGTGTTGTCTCCAG GTGGTGGAAAGAGTTAGATCTTGCAAAGGATCTCCCTTATGCAAGAGATAGAATTGTGGAAGGATACTTTGAATCAGCTGGACTTCAATTTGAGCCTAAATTCGCTCTTTCTCGCATACGTTTAACCAAGTGTATACAGATACTGGCACTGGTGGATGACACTTATGATTCCTATGGCACACTTGAAGAACTAAAATGCTTTACAGATGCACTGGAGAG GGGCAATGCTGAACAACTACCCATAGATTATCTGAAGATTGTGTACAAGGCGGTTTTAGATTTTTTTGCAGAACTGGAAAACGATGAAGGCAATGAAGGAAGATCTTATTGTCTCAATTATACGAAGGAGAGA TTCAAAGAAGTGGTGAGATCTTATCTTAAGGAGTCCCAATGGTTCTATGATCGCCATCTTCCTCCATTCAATGAGTATATGCATAATGCATTAGTCTCATCTTGTTTTGCTTTACTTCCACCAGTATTTTTCCTTGGAGTAGAAAAACTTGCTGGGGTTAAAGAGTTTGAATGGTTAGAAACTAATCCAAAACTGGTTGAAGCTTGCAAATTCTTTGGTCGTGTAGTAAACGACATGGTGGCACGCAaggatgaagaaaaagaaggacatTGTTTAGCTGGAAATTGCTACATGAAAGAATATAGTGTCTCAAAAGAGAAGGCGATGGAAGAGCTTAGAAGGATGTGTGACAATGCATGGAAGGATGTGAATGAAGAGAGTATGAGGCCAACTGTTGTCCCAATGCCTCTTATTACGAGTATAGTAAACCTTGCTCGTGTAATGGAAGTTGTCTTCCAGTACGATGATGGATACACCGTAGCCACAAGCTTGAAGGATAATGTTATCTTAATGTTCGTCGAACCATTATCTGAAGACTGA
- the LOC122724451 gene encoding pollen-specific leucine-rich repeat extensin-like protein 3, with translation MHYTQWRSQALHFGRAVHSPPPLVPSPPPPVLSPSPPVQSPPPPPPVRSPPPPIHSSPPPLPPMHSPPPPVSSPPPPVLSPPPPVQSPPPPPPVQSPPPPVHSPPPPPPISQAETTFMLDLLQSYTIAFGQSINYHKSHIPFNKRAPLQLR, from the exons atgcatTATACACAGTGGCGGAGCCAGGCCCTTCACTTTGGTAGGGCAGTGCACTCCCCACCTCCACTAGTCCCCTCACCTCCACCACCGGTGCTTTCTCCTTCTCCACCAGTCCAATCTCCTCCCCCACCACCCCCAGTGCGATCCCCACCTCCACCTATCCACTCATCACCGCCGCCGCTGCCTCCAATGCACTCCCCACCTCCACCAGTCTCCTCACCTCCACCACCGGTGCtttctcctcctccaccagttcAATCTCCTCCCCCACCACCCCCAGTGCAATCCCCACCTCCACCTGTCcactcaccaccaccaccacctcca ATTTCGCAGGCAGAAACTACTTTTATGCTTGATTTGTTGCAATCTTACACTATAGCTTTTGGTCAGTCAATTAATTATCACAAATCGCATATTCCATTCAATAAGCGGGCACCGTTGCAATTGAGGTGA
- the LOC110621598 gene encoding uncharacterized protein LOC110621598, translated as MSHLEIERARREREQKEREGASSDTSNKESLSDQEKEDSVTLKYPMLTKSNYAAWAIKMEVFMMAQGVWEPIESEGPVDKRRDKMALAAIYQGIGEDTLLQLGAKKTAKEAWNMLKVMNQGAERVKEVRTQTLWSEFDAVKMSDSETIDEFSGKLTIIVNKLRSLGNIVEDEKIVSAIEEFSDLKTKSVEEVIGSLKAHEERLLGYGGNSAETVLLTRAEWKAREEGSTSIKAQNSNSGKGGRECPTKERDEKANLTQEDEGPSLLLLETCVPELLPAEEFEIIMLQENTNESETKESNWYLDSSASSHMSGEKRYFVELNLTITGKVRFGDGSMASICGQGSILFQCKNTEHITLQNVYYIPRLKSNIISLGQLDEAGNSIVIGRGHLKLYDRRSRLVVDVVRGTNRLYIAALELATPINLLAKMDNESWAWHARFGHLNFDSLRKLSRKGMVKGLPSIDQVNKLCDGCLVGNST; from the exons ATGTCTCACCTTGAGATTGAGAGAgcaaggagagagagagagcagaaAGAAAGAGAGGGTGCCTCCAGCGATACTTCAAACAAAGAAAGCTTGTCGGATCAAGAGAAGGAGGACTCGGTTACGCTAAAATATCCCATGTTGACAAAGAGCAATTATGCAGCATGGGCTATTAAAATGGAAGTGTTTATGATGGCTCAAGGTGTATGGGAGCCAATCGAGTCTGAAGGTCCAGTTGATAAACGAAGAGACAAGATGGCATTGGCGGCCATCTATCAAGGTATAGGTGAAGATACCTTGCTTCAACTAGGGGCCAAGAAGACAGCAAAGGAGGCATGGAATATGCTCAAAGTTATGAACCAAGGCGCAGAAAGGGTGAAGGAGGTCAGAACTCAAACCTTATGGAGTGAATTTGATGCAGTGAAGATGAGTGATTCAGAGACAATAGATGAGTTCTCTGGAAAACTCACCATCATCGTCAATAAATTAAGAAGCCTTGGGAACATTGTTGAAGATGAAAAG ATAGTTTCAGCCATAGAGGAATTTAGTGATCTGAAAACCAAATCGGTAGAGGAGGTAATTGGATCATTAAAGGCTCATGAAGAACGTTTGCTCGGTTATGGAGGCAATTCAGCTGAAACAGTCCTTCTCACGAGAGCTGAATGGAAGGCCAGAGAGGAGGGCAGCACTTCCATAAAAGCTCAGAATAGCAACAGTGGAAAGGGGGGCAGAG AATGTCCCACGAAAGAGAGAGATGAAAAGGCTAATTTAACACAAGAAGACGAAGGACCATCCTTGCTGCTGCTGGAAACGTGTGTGCCAGAATTGTTACCAGCAGAGGAGTTTGAGATAATTATGCTGCAAGAAAATACCAATGAATCCGAGACAAAAGAAAGTAATTGGTATTTGGATTCTAGTGCAAGTAGCCACATGTCAGGTGAAAAACGCTACTTTGTAGAATTAAACCTTACCATTACAGGAAAAGTAAGATTTGGTGATGGGTCCATGGCTAGCATTTGCGGACAAGGTTCAATTCTATTCCAGTGCAAAAATACTGAACACATAACTCTACAGAATGTTTATTATATTCCAAGGCTTAAGAGTAACATTATAAGTCTTGGACAGCTTGATGAAGCAGGAAACTCAATTGTGATTGGCAGAGGACACCTGAAGTTGTATGACAGGAGGAGCAGGCTAGTGGTGGATGTTGTGAGAGGAACAAACCGGCTTTACATTGCAGCCTTAGAGCTTGCTACACCAATCAATTTGCTGGCAAAGATGGACAATGAATCTTGGGCATGGCATGCTAGATTTGGTCATCTTAATTTTGATTCTTTAAGAAAGCTCAGCAGAAAAGGCATGGTCAAAGGGCTGCCCAGTATTGATCAAGTAAATAAGCTATGTGATGGGTGTCTTGTGGGAAACAGCACATAA
- the LOC110621641 gene encoding probable terpene synthase 6 produces MQGEDILDEALSFARPRLESLAMQSSPHLKKHIENALNMPFHRGLPRVEARKFIRFYEKEESPNETLLKFAKLDFNRVQLMHKQELGVVSRRWKELDLAKDLPYARDRIVEGYLESAGLQFEPKFALSRIRLTKCIQILALVDDTYDSYGTLEELKCFTDALERGNAEQLPIDYLKIVYKAVLDFFAELEDDEGNEGRSYCLNYTKERFKEVVRSYLKESQWFYDRHLPPFNEYMHNALVSSCFALLPPVFFLGVEKLAGVKEFEWLETNPKLVEACKFFGRVVNDMVARKDEEKEGHCLAGNCYMKEYSVSKEKAMEELRRMCDNAWKDVNEESMRPTVVPMPLITSIANLARVMEVVFQYDDAYTIATSLKDNVILMFVEPLSED; encoded by the exons ATGCAGGGAGAAGATATTCTAGATGAAGCACTTTCTTTTGCAAGGCCACGCTTGGAGTCATTGGCTATGCAATCAAGTCCTCATCTCAAGAAACACATAGAGAATGCCTTAAACATGCCTTTCCACAGAGGCCTCCCAAGGGTAGAGGCTAGGAAATTCATCCGTTTCTACGAAAAAGAGGAGTCTCCCAATGAAACATTGCTCAAGTTTGCCAAGTTAGATTTCAATCGAGTGCAGTTGATGCACAAGCAAGAGCTAGGTGTTGTCTCCAG GAGGTGGAAAGAGTTAGATCTTGCAAAGGATCTCCCTTATGCAAGAGATAGAATTGTGGAAGGATACTTGGAATCAGCTGGACTTCAATTTGAGCCTAAATTCGCTCTTTCTCGCATACGTTTAACCAAGTGTATACAGATACTGGCACTGGTGGATGACACTTATGATTCCTATGGCACACTTGAAGAACTAAAATGCTTTACAGATGCACTGGAGAG GGGCAATGCTGAACAACTACCCATAGATTATCTGAAGATTGTGTACAAGGCGGTTTTAGATTTTTTTGCAGAACTGGAAGACGATGAAGGCAATGAAGGAAGATCTTATTGTCTCAATTATACGAAGGAGAGA TTCAAAGAAGTGGTGAGATCTTATCTTAAGGAGTCCCAATGGTTCTATGATCGCCATCTTCCTCCATTCAATGAGTATATGCATAATGCATTAGTCTCATCTTGTTTTGCTTTACTTCCACCAGTATTTTTCCTTGGAGTAGAAAAACTTGCTGGGGTTAAAGAGTTTGAATGGTTAGAAACTAATCCAAAACTGGTTGAAGCTTGCAAATTCTTTGGTCGTGTAGTAAACGACATGGTGGCACGCAaggatgaagaaaaagaaggacatTGTTTAGCTGGAAATTGCTACATGAAAGAATATAGTGTCTCAAAAGAGAAGGCGATGGAAGAGCTTAGAAGGATGTGTGACAATGCATGGAAGGATGTGAATGAAGAGAGTATGAGGCCAACTGTTGTCCCAATGCCTCTTATTACGAGTATAGCAAACCTTGCTCGTGTAATGGAAGTTGTCTTCCAGTACGATGATGCATACACCATAGCCACAAGCTTGAAGGATAATGTTATCTTAATGTTCGTCGAACCATTATCTGAAGACTGA